From Xylocopilactobacillus apis, a single genomic window includes:
- a CDS encoding beta-glucoside-specific PTS transporter subunit IIABC — translation MDYQKTAQQILDDVGGKENVSELTHCFTRLRFVLKDKSKANKDAISNIEGVIQVVEASGQFQVVLGNKVDAVAEAIMPLLGELQNDQPDKEEKVSIWTKILNVIAAIFTPTIPAIAASGMLKGILAVAAIIGTNMYHTDIKTFNTYIILNAASDALFYFMPIILARSAAKVFKTNDYIAMIIGATLCYPTIVTLMTGKSAVTLFGIGITKANYTSSVIPIIIAVFILSYVERFITKIMPEVLKIIMVPTLSLIIMIPLTLMVFGPIGIYLGNFVNWLYYFIMHISPILLGAFIGGIWCVLVIFGAHRAIIPIGINDVAKTGRQNLLAFAGAANFSQAGAALGVFFKTKNKNLKTVAASATVTALFGITEPAIYGANLRLKKPMVYAVISGAIGGGLMGWGGSFGNAFANQGVLTIPVYASAGAKGFITYILGCMIAFFGACAMTMILGFKDLPEENETRSIAAQDVVDDQVAPTESDIQILSPVAGKVIPLEEVNDEVFASGAMGKGIAVDPTIGEVAAPMDCTVNVLYPTMHAIGLTLDNGVEMLIHIGIDTVELKGKYFKKAVDVDQHLKQGEQIVSFDSSAIKKEGFDLTTSIIITNSKDYAAIGATAAKEVNQNDELLFIKKEN, via the coding sequence TTGGATTATCAAAAAACTGCACAACAAATTTTAGATGATGTGGGTGGCAAAGAAAACGTCTCTGAGCTGACCCATTGTTTTACCCGACTGCGATTCGTCTTAAAAGATAAAAGCAAAGCCAACAAAGACGCAATTTCTAACATTGAAGGAGTCATCCAGGTCGTAGAAGCCAGCGGTCAATTTCAAGTCGTCCTCGGCAACAAGGTAGATGCAGTTGCTGAAGCGATCATGCCGTTATTAGGTGAACTCCAAAATGATCAGCCTGACAAAGAAGAAAAGGTCAGCATCTGGACTAAAATCTTAAACGTTATTGCGGCGATTTTCACCCCAACAATTCCCGCCATTGCCGCTTCTGGCATGCTTAAAGGAATTCTCGCCGTTGCTGCGATTATCGGCACCAACATGTACCATACTGACATCAAAACATTCAATACTTATATCATTTTAAATGCGGCTTCTGATGCTCTTTTCTACTTCATGCCAATTATCTTAGCCCGCTCAGCGGCCAAAGTGTTCAAAACTAATGATTACATCGCCATGATTATCGGCGCCACGCTTTGCTATCCGACAATCGTGACTTTAATGACCGGCAAATCCGCCGTAACTCTATTTGGGATTGGCATCACAAAAGCTAACTACACCTCTTCTGTTATTCCAATTATTATCGCGGTCTTCATTCTTTCTTACGTTGAACGCTTTATTACCAAAATCATGCCGGAAGTCTTAAAGATCATCATGGTGCCAACGCTTTCTCTGATTATCATGATTCCTCTAACCTTAATGGTCTTTGGCCCAATCGGAATTTACCTCGGTAACTTCGTCAACTGGCTTTATTATTTCATCATGCATATTAGTCCAATTCTGCTTGGTGCTTTCATCGGAGGAATCTGGTGCGTCTTGGTTATCTTCGGAGCTCATCGAGCAATTATTCCCATTGGAATTAACGATGTTGCCAAAACGGGGCGGCAGAACTTGTTAGCTTTTGCGGGAGCTGCAAACTTTTCACAAGCTGGCGCTGCTTTAGGAGTATTTTTCAAAACCAAAAATAAAAATTTGAAAACTGTCGCAGCCTCAGCTACCGTCACTGCCCTCTTTGGAATTACCGAACCGGCAATTTACGGAGCTAACTTACGGCTTAAAAAGCCAATGGTCTATGCGGTAATCAGCGGTGCTATCGGCGGTGGTTTAATGGGCTGGGGCGGATCTTTCGGAAATGCTTTTGCCAATCAGGGTGTTTTGACGATCCCCGTCTATGCGAGTGCAGGAGCCAAAGGATTTATTACGTATATTCTGGGATGTATGATTGCCTTTTTTGGTGCCTGTGCAATGACAATGATTTTGGGATTTAAAGATTTACCTGAAGAAAATGAAACCAGGTCAATTGCAGCCCAAGACGTCGTTGATGATCAAGTCGCGCCTACCGAAAGTGACATTCAAATTCTCTCACCCGTTGCCGGAAAAGTTATCCCGCTGGAAGAAGTGAACGACGAAGTTTTTGCGAGCGGCGCCATGGGTAAAGGCATCGCCGTTGATCCCACAATTGGCGAAGTTGCAGCCCCGATGGACTGTACAGTAAATGTGCTTTATCCAACGATGCACGCAATTGGCTTGACCTTAGATAACGGCGTAGAAATGTTAATCCATATCGGCATTGATACCGTCGAACTAAAAGGCAAGTATTTTAAAAAAGCAGTCGACGTCGATCAGCACCTTAAACAGGGTGAACAGATCGTCAGCTTTGATTCTTCAGCGATCAAAAAAGAAGGATTTGACCTGACCACTTCAATTATTATTACCAACTCAAAAGACTATGCAGCAATTGGCGCAACTGCTGCTAAAGAAGTTAATCAAAATGACGAACTTTTATTCATCAAAAAGGAGAACTAA
- a CDS encoding glycoside hydrolase family 1 protein: MKKFKEDFLWGASSSAFQIEGAWNEDGKGESVADFNSFKLSNKQADTTVASDFYHHYEDDIKLMKKMGMKAYRFSIAWSRIIPDGDGEINQKGIDFYNRVIDCLIKEGMIPLVTLYHFDLPLALAKKYNGWENRACVHAFSRYAQTCFQAFGDRVKYWQPINEQNLMIRVDERMNMWDTPKEDCERVRAQMDYHMFLASAQAINNCHEMISDAKIGPAVSSTMTYPATSRPMDVWAAKMNDNFKTNYALEMYCYGEYPGYYKEYLNKMDIAPKTEPTDTDILKNAKPDFIAVNYYRTLMAGYFPIDEEHPFGTRVRDIDFDLAGYFKIMPNPELKASEYGAQIDPTGLRILLNEYHRQFRLPMIITENGLGTADKLTSDGEVKDPYRISYLHDHIEACYDAIQDGVELFGYCPWSAMDLLSSHQGFKKRYGFIYVDRTDFDLKDLKRIPKDSFYWYRKVIKNNGLSD; the protein is encoded by the coding sequence ATGAAAAAATTTAAAGAAGATTTCTTGTGGGGCGCTTCTTCCTCGGCTTTTCAAATTGAAGGAGCATGGAATGAGGATGGCAAAGGCGAAAGTGTTGCCGACTTCAATTCGTTTAAGCTCTCTAATAAGCAGGCTGATACTACTGTGGCCAGTGATTTTTATCACCACTATGAAGATGACATCAAGTTAATGAAGAAAATGGGGATGAAGGCTTACCGCTTTTCAATTGCTTGGAGCCGAATAATTCCTGACGGAGATGGCGAAATTAACCAAAAAGGAATTGACTTCTATAATCGAGTTATCGATTGTCTCATTAAAGAAGGCATGATCCCTTTGGTCACGCTTTATCACTTTGATCTGCCACTGGCTTTAGCGAAAAAGTATAACGGCTGGGAAAACCGCGCTTGCGTTCATGCTTTTAGTCGTTATGCCCAAACTTGTTTTCAAGCGTTTGGTGATCGGGTCAAATACTGGCAGCCAATTAATGAACAAAACTTGATGATTCGCGTGGACGAACGGATGAATATGTGGGACACACCAAAAGAAGACTGTGAAAGAGTTCGGGCTCAAATGGACTACCATATGTTTTTAGCAAGCGCTCAAGCCATTAACAACTGCCACGAAATGATTTCAGATGCAAAAATTGGTCCCGCGGTATCTTCAACGATGACCTATCCTGCAACAAGTCGCCCAATGGACGTCTGGGCTGCTAAGATGAATGATAATTTTAAAACCAACTACGCGCTGGAGATGTATTGTTACGGGGAGTATCCGGGTTATTACAAAGAATATTTAAATAAAATGGACATCGCGCCAAAAACCGAACCAACCGATACTGACATCCTTAAGAATGCTAAACCTGATTTTATCGCTGTGAATTACTACCGAACCTTAATGGCAGGATATTTCCCGATTGATGAAGAGCATCCATTCGGCACTAGAGTTAGAGATATTGATTTTGACCTGGCCGGCTATTTTAAGATCATGCCAAATCCTGAACTTAAAGCAAGCGAGTATGGAGCACAAATTGACCCGACAGGCCTAAGAATTTTACTTAATGAATATCACCGTCAATTTCGCCTGCCAATGATCATTACCGAAAACGGTCTTGGTACTGCTGACAAGCTGACTAGTGATGGCGAGGTCAAAGACCCTTACCGAATTAGCTATCTTCATGACCACATTGAAGCATGCTATGATGCCATTCAAGACGGCGTCGAGCTCTTTGGCTATTGTCCTTGGTCAGCAATGGATTTACTAAGTTCTCACCAAGGATTTAAAAAGCGTTATGGTTTTATATACGTTGATCGTACTGATTTCGATCTTAAGGATTTAAAGAGAATCCCTAAAGACAGTTTTTACTGGTATAGGAAAGTGATTAAAAATAATGGGTTGAGTGACTAG
- a CDS encoding UTRA domain-containing protein, which produces MQISKLNVNNKIPESTKVLSVKEKNSNDIQAKLHLTSNEKYIEIKQLCSVGNNITEYIISYINGKHLKMRPHAPLDYYASIYQRIIEDCDLDPYKMHYSQICKAIVVEDSQILNYFNCDQKSKLFIRNKKTTFLPTSHTEGLEYSITYKDPLYWGVKIESINS; this is translated from the coding sequence GTGCAAATTAGTAAATTAAACGTGAATAATAAAATACCTGAAAGCACAAAAGTATTATCAGTAAAAGAAAAGAACAGTAACGACATTCAAGCTAAGCTTCACTTAACGTCGAACGAGAAGTATATAGAAATTAAACAGCTCTGTTCAGTTGGCAATAACATAACTGAATACATAATTAGTTATATCAATGGCAAACATTTAAAAATGCGCCCTCATGCTCCTCTTGACTACTATGCTTCAATATATCAGCGAATTATTGAAGATTGTGACCTTGATCCATATAAGATGCATTACTCTCAGATCTGTAAAGCAATTGTTGTAGAAGATTCTCAAATTTTAAATTACTTTAACTGCGATCAAAAAAGCAAATTATTTATTCGCAACAAAAAAACTACTTTTCTTCCCACAAGCCATACAGAAGGTTTAGAATACTCTATAACTTATAAAGATCCGCTGTATTGGGGAGTCAAAATTGAATCAATCAATTCATAG
- a CDS encoding Panacea domain-containing protein, whose protein sequence is MRNVTDYAKFFLKNGFDSHPDTFDGNMKLQKLLFFANFINYAENKELLFPEKMCAFENGTVIEEVRQKYKNDYNSFKQDSINFDPDFSQKEYDVLNKTIDIFGNLTARELSELNHQFNFWKKRYQASTNENGYHHKELAEITNKDLDLEVDKMKEVLNTYQNNRQINQTKELINGVTFFYDPKEINIDEILPQLDSFEADEESYTVSIDDGHLVIM, encoded by the coding sequence ATGAGGAATGTAACTGATTATGCCAAATTCTTTTTAAAAAATGGTTTTGATTCTCACCCTGATACTTTTGATGGAAATATGAAACTACAAAAGCTTCTTTTTTTCGCAAATTTTATTAATTATGCCGAAAACAAAGAATTGTTGTTTCCTGAAAAAATGTGTGCTTTCGAAAACGGTACCGTAATTGAAGAAGTTCGCCAAAAATACAAAAATGACTATAATTCTTTCAAACAAGATTCAATAAATTTTGATCCTGATTTTTCTCAAAAAGAGTACGATGTTTTAAATAAAACTATTGATATCTTTGGAAATTTAACTGCTAGAGAACTTTCTGAATTAAACCATCAATTCAATTTTTGGAAAAAGCGTTATCAAGCGTCAACAAACGAAAATGGTTATCATCATAAAGAATTAGCTGAAATAACAAATAAGGATTTAGATTTAGAAGTTGATAAAATGAAAGAAGTTTTAAATACTTATCAAAATAACCGGCAAATTAACCAAACTAAAGAACTAATTAATGGTGTAACCTTCTTTTACGATCCAAAAGAGATCAATATTGATGAAATTCTCCCTCAACTAGATTCATTTGAAGCAGATGAAGAATCATATACGGTTTCGATTGATGACGGACATTTGGTGATTATGTAA
- a CDS encoding helix-turn-helix domain-containing protein, with translation MNKISVGNLIAFHPGYYILEYLNHEGMTQEELAERLNTNKKKVSELVNGKINLDDELITNLSLALGTSETVWRNLNNKYKEVKAKIDAERNLESERPILEQMDYSYWVKLDCVKNTRDFKEKVEELKRHFRISTLKVLSKKNFLVQYRTSVKEVESKNIINSNAWVQTALNIAVQKNVSSIDLDYLKTKLPDIRKMTKQNPEVFLPELNRIFENSGVAFVILPNLKNCGINGAVKWIGKDRILLAVNDRSKYADQFWFTLFHEIKHVFQRKKGHMIVTPIGDNGITNNLDLDRLEKEADQFAQNHLINPADYKAFIKENDFSRRAVLEFSEGIQIHPGVVVGRLQREKYLDYRHLNDLKIQYHFD, from the coding sequence ATGAATAAAATAAGCGTTGGAAATTTGATTGCCTTTCATCCGGGTTATTATATTTTAGAGTATTTAAATCATGAAGGAATGACACAAGAGGAACTCGCAGAAAGGTTAAATACAAATAAGAAAAAAGTTAGTGAATTAGTAAATGGCAAAATTAATCTAGATGATGAATTAATTACAAATTTATCACTAGCCTTAGGGACATCAGAAACTGTTTGGCGTAATCTCAATAATAAGTACAAAGAGGTAAAAGCCAAAATCGATGCCGAAAGAAATCTAGAAAGTGAACGCCCAATTTTAGAACAAATGGATTATTCCTATTGGGTTAAACTAGATTGCGTAAAAAACACGAGAGATTTTAAAGAAAAAGTCGAAGAATTAAAGAGACATTTTAGAATCTCTACTTTAAAGGTTCTTAGTAAAAAAAATTTTTTGGTTCAGTATCGGACTTCTGTCAAAGAGGTTGAATCCAAGAATATTATTAATTCTAATGCTTGGGTACAAACGGCATTAAATATCGCTGTTCAAAAAAATGTATCTTCAATAGATCTAGATTATTTAAAAACAAAGTTACCGGATATAAGGAAAATGACGAAACAAAATCCAGAAGTTTTTTTGCCTGAACTTAATCGTATTTTCGAAAATTCTGGTGTGGCTTTTGTAATTCTCCCAAATTTAAAAAATTGTGGTATTAATGGAGCTGTTAAATGGATTGGCAAAGATCGGATTTTGTTGGCAGTTAATGATCGTAGTAAATATGCGGATCAATTTTGGTTTACATTATTTCATGAAATAAAACATGTTTTTCAGAGAAAAAAAGGACACATGATCGTAACGCCGATTGGAGATAATGGGATTACTAATAATTTGGATTTAGATCGTTTAGAAAAAGAAGCAGATCAATTTGCTCAAAATCATTTGATTAATCCTGCAGATTATAAAGCTTTCATTAAAGAAAATGATTTTTCTCGTCGAGCAGTATTAGAATTTTCTGAAGGTATTCAAATTCATCCGGGAGTTGTAGTAGGTAGATTACAAAGAGAGAAGTATCTAGATTACAGACACTTAAATGACTTAAAAATTCAATATCATTTCGACTAA
- a CDS encoding alpha-L-fucosidase, producing the protein MNKNIEWFKEARYGMMIHWGLYSLLAGEYKGKSAGNYAEWIQSRLQIPNAEYEKLTSIFNPIYFDAREIVALAKNCGMQYLVVTTKHHDGFAMYHSLVDSYNIYDATPFHRDVIAEFASACDSAGLKFGVYYSQDLDWHEPNGGGYTANDVESAGTTWDNSWDFVQHDKDFSQCFHDKILPQIKEIMTNYGEIATAWFDVPMTLNLEQSQEIYDVVKSLQPNCLINSRLGNGKYDYVSLGDNEIPARKNEAKDVDYNALGGFKPSPNGLYETAATMNDSWGFSYRDQNWKSPTEIHQSKNHLNHLGINYLLNVGLDGLGRVPVPAAEILREEVRI; encoded by the coding sequence ATGAATAAAAACATTGAATGGTTTAAAGAAGCTCGATACGGCATGATGATCCACTGGGGTTTATATTCACTTTTGGCAGGTGAATACAAAGGAAAATCAGCCGGAAATTATGCGGAGTGGATTCAGTCGCGCTTACAAATTCCAAACGCTGAATACGAGAAGTTAACGTCAATTTTTAATCCGATTTACTTTGATGCCAGAGAGATTGTTGCCCTCGCCAAGAACTGTGGAATGCAGTACTTGGTAGTGACGACCAAGCATCATGATGGTTTTGCGATGTATCACTCGTTGGTGGATTCTTACAATATCTATGATGCAACACCATTTCATCGCGATGTCATTGCTGAATTTGCTTCAGCATGCGATAGTGCTGGGTTAAAGTTTGGAGTGTATTATTCGCAGGATTTAGATTGGCATGAACCTAATGGGGGAGGCTATACAGCAAACGATGTTGAGTCCGCGGGGACTACTTGGGATAACAGTTGGGATTTTGTGCAACATGATAAAGATTTTTCTCAATGCTTTCACGATAAAATTTTGCCCCAGATCAAAGAAATTATGACAAATTATGGCGAGATTGCGACAGCGTGGTTCGATGTTCCAATGACTTTAAACTTGGAGCAAAGTCAGGAAATTTATGATGTTGTTAAGAGTCTGCAGCCCAATTGCTTAATTAATTCTCGTTTAGGTAATGGCAAATATGACTACGTTTCGCTTGGTGATAACGAGATTCCTGCGCGTAAAAATGAAGCGAAAGATGTTGATTACAATGCGTTAGGCGGGTTTAAACCATCACCTAACGGTCTATACGAAACTGCGGCAACGATGAATGACTCGTGGGGATTTTCCTATCGTGATCAGAATTGGAAGTCACCGACAGAGATTCATCAGTCTAAGAATCATTTGAACCACTTAGGGATCAATTACCTGTTAAATGTGGGACTTGATGGACTAGGACGCGTGCCAGTACCGGCAGCGGAGATTTTGCGGGAGGAAGTAAGGATTTAA
- a CDS encoding ImmA/IrrE family metallo-endopeptidase, with product MDEQIPKEENSFVNFRTINNLEVYPSRRLIDTIHSMQTRQEWLKDYLIEQNGEILFQSIPKFTFDNNPQTVANKITELLDFSKVYQRSRTDIDTFNVIRKSISSLGITVMQNGIVGNDTHRTLDVNEFRAFALYDEIAPMIFINSCDSVRGKIFSLLHELIHILVGENEILNVGPDSQIKKERWINQVTVNILMPENVFKDYINDGISSQENLKRLSNKFHTSLVSTAIRAKELNISDNCNELIKWAKEQQSKNLVIKSEKKESEKRDFYTTALSRVDRRYASAVINSESSGELPLRTAASMLGVGLKSYYNFVNKVLGIDYLFD from the coding sequence ATGGATGAACAAATTCCTAAAGAAGAGAATTCATTTGTCAATTTTAGAACTATCAACAACTTAGAGGTATACCCCAGCAGACGTTTAATTGACACAATCCACAGCATGCAAACACGTCAAGAATGGTTGAAAGACTACCTTATTGAACAAAACGGTGAAATCCTATTTCAATCAATTCCCAAATTTACATTCGATAATAATCCCCAAACTGTTGCAAATAAAATTACTGAACTTTTAGATTTTTCAAAAGTTTACCAACGAAGCAGAACTGATATTGATACATTTAATGTGATTCGTAAAAGCATTAGCTCCCTAGGCATTACAGTCATGCAAAATGGAATTGTTGGAAATGATACCCACCGAACACTTGATGTTAATGAATTTCGAGCTTTTGCTTTATACGACGAGATTGCTCCAATGATTTTCATTAATTCATGTGACAGCGTTCGAGGCAAAATATTTTCTTTATTGCATGAACTAATTCATATTTTAGTTGGAGAGAACGAAATTCTAAATGTCGGACCAGATTCTCAAATCAAAAAAGAACGTTGGATTAACCAAGTTACTGTGAATATCCTGATGCCAGAGAATGTTTTTAAAGATTACATTAATGACGGTATTTCTAGTCAAGAAAATCTTAAGCGCTTAAGCAATAAATTTCATACTAGCTTAGTTTCTACCGCAATCAGAGCTAAAGAACTTAATATTAGTGATAATTGCAATGAATTAATTAAATGGGCAAAAGAACAACAATCTAAAAATCTGGTTATAAAATCAGAGAAAAAGGAAAGTGAAAAAAGGGACTTCTACACTACAGCTCTTTCGAGAGTTGACCGTAGATACGCGAGTGCGGTCATTAATAGTGAATCTAGTGGTGAACTGCCGTTAAGAACTGCTGCTTCAATGTTAGGAGTTGGTTTGAAAAGTTACTATAATTTTGTAAATAAAGTTTTGGGAATTGATTATCTCTTTGATTGA
- a CDS encoding DUF4411 family protein, whose protein sequence is MKWYNPEVFSKLWIELNKRHEVQIIDYVNNEIEYPDELVTWVKEKHQKNEIEINEEIISVYNKLIKWVRNCSRWSEAGFAEWQKPEKADPWLIAIAKVNDFTIVTLDGNLRTSLPDKKSFSNKEPKISAVANRYEVSTIPMYELLKEMELSF, encoded by the coding sequence ATGAAATGGTATAATCCCGAAGTTTTTTCGAAACTATGGATTGAGCTCAACAAAAGACACGAAGTTCAAATAATTGATTACGTGAACAATGAAATTGAATACCCGGATGAACTTGTAACCTGGGTAAAAGAAAAACACCAGAAAAACGAAATCGAAATTAATGAAGAAATAATTAGTGTTTATAATAAATTAATTAAGTGGGTTAGAAATTGTTCTCGCTGGTCAGAAGCAGGTTTTGCGGAATGGCAAAAACCAGAAAAAGCTGATCCGTGGTTAATTGCAATTGCAAAAGTAAATGATTTTACGATTGTTACACTAGATGGAAATTTACGAACTTCTCTTCCTGATAAAAAATCTTTCTCCAACAAAGAACCTAAAATCAGTGCAGTCGCAAATAGATACGAAGTTTCAACAATTCCGATGTACGAACTTTTAAAAGAAATGGAATTGTCATTTTAA
- a CDS encoding immunoglobulin-like domain-containing protein, protein MSIHGDQSKPGMTIDHYTAADTDATDPNPNLYFISQGSTASPSLAGSIYNSILQNASNADPIFLETPGLTPDENNVRVDKDNGQFASDTDLHYGLAWNDSSDLPQVKIKRSLNVQYLVPVSVARNVKTTWEQTVDTRYEQTSDAPSPTHGYFYDIKQTVKTDYDNYNLYLGDVKLGSSQSADRPIDGVLTNTSDTNSSYYNNYNAVNTKTDSLAKLRPVNNQIAYTRIDKSYPHYDSELFDKGSNTDDISANKSSVSGNKWIGESNEISADSNKEKDAEASKKIGTSDDYSIGIVKAPDKFFKTTGGVPNDPKKGLEANDQNVVQSTENAADGKQGINKTMDVDANDNGMAISDPDSYTTLAKAYNVNISGDGDKAKVTPNDKDNSSNKWDRVKLVEQLMQNGGDAGAFYYIPSLPRLYSNWGKARVNVVVYDQAAVPAPTKQDTKPSFSTTDVSGGNDPFNVSLRPYTTTYDDGAVLTTANVPQNFKNLLSRTLVAGNPDLVDNTGKVAANKLQQILVSSFLGSWQQNDGSFKQTDSGRGVSSPLYMYGGFGISNSDTKNSYSQWPKGYVDGTGDYSNAVNSFPGDFYRGGADLRLTDGSGKINGIPMTSLSADISKVDVTKPGTYPVVYTYTNPSNAKDTASITVPVTVTDSSAPVFAFQGSTDSTINVGDSFNENEYKVVGSWTIFNNYGGDYSKLPNFEGIAKSSDGTPQVTITGHVDTHTPGIYQLTYKATSISGATTTMVRNITVLAKENAAEWTLTPNKMVGYINYVPGYGIMVYNAPAGKATGQRLAHGTAWKISQRAVNTKGEVYYAVGKNQWINGKYVSFTPINTITPLRGEVQIVYKKGYGVNLWKSAGTTNGFYPGRKLQHGSKWKTSGKQNGFYKVGKDQWIQGDYASYKAY, encoded by the coding sequence ATGAGTATTCATGGAGACCAAAGTAAGCCAGGAATGACTATTGATCATTATACAGCTGCTGATACAGATGCTACTGATCCAAATCCAAACTTATATTTTATTAGTCAAGGTAGTACAGCAAGTCCATCATTAGCTGGAAGCATCTATAATTCGATATTACAGAATGCTTCTAATGCTGATCCAATTTTCTTGGAAACACCTGGTCTTACACCTGATGAAAATAATGTCAGAGTAGATAAAGATAATGGTCAATTTGCTTCAGATACAGACTTGCATTATGGTTTGGCTTGGAACGATTCGTCAGATTTACCGCAGGTTAAAATCAAACGTTCACTTAACGTTCAGTATTTAGTTCCAGTTTCAGTTGCTAGAAACGTTAAAACTACATGGGAACAAACTGTGGATACTAGATACGAACAAACTTCTGATGCTCCTTCTCCTACACACGGTTATTTCTATGATATTAAACAAACCGTTAAGACAGACTACGATAACTATAATCTGTATTTAGGAGATGTAAAATTAGGTTCTTCACAAAGCGCAGATAGACCTATTGACGGTGTACTTACAAATACTTCTGATACCAATTCATCATATTATAATAATTATAATGCTGTTAATACAAAAACCGATTCGCTTGCTAAACTTCGTCCAGTAAACAACCAGATCGCCTATACTCGTATTGACAAGAGTTATCCTCATTATGATTCAGAGCTGTTTGATAAAGGTTCAAATACTGATGATATCAGTGCTAATAAATCATCAGTTAGTGGAAATAAGTGGATTGGCGAATCTAACGAAATTTCAGCTGATTCCAACAAAGAAAAAGATGCTGAAGCTTCAAAGAAGATCGGTACTTCTGATGATTATTCAATCGGAATTGTTAAAGCTCCTGATAAATTCTTCAAAACCACTGGCGGTGTTCCAAATGATCCGAAAAAAGGTTTAGAAGCTAATGATCAAAATGTTGTTCAATCAACCGAAAATGCAGCTGACGGCAAACAAGGAATCAACAAGACGATGGACGTTGATGCCAATGACAACGGAATGGCAATCAGTGATCCTGACAGCTACACAACATTAGCTAAAGCATATAATGTTAATATTAGTGGTGATGGTGATAAAGCTAAAGTTACTCCTAATGATAAAGATAACAGTTCTAATAAGTGGGATCGTGTTAAGTTAGTTGAACAGTTAATGCAGAACGGCGGAGATGCAGGTGCATTCTACTACATTCCATCCCTTCCTCGTCTTTACAGCAATTGGGGCAAAGCCAGAGTAAACGTAGTAGTTTATGATCAGGCAGCAGTTCCAGCTCCAACTAAACAAGACACAAAACCATCATTCTCAACAACAGATGTATCTGGCGGAAACGATCCATTTAATGTCAGTCTTCGTCCATATACCACAACATATGATGATGGTGCAGTATTAACTACTGCTAACGTTCCACAGAACTTCAAAAACTTATTAAGTAGAACACTAGTAGCTGGTAACCCTGACTTAGTAGACAATACAGGTAAAGTAGCAGCTAATAAATTACAGCAGATCTTAGTTAGTTCATTCTTAGGCAGCTGGCAGCAGAATGACGGCAGCTTCAAGCAGACTGACTCAGGACGAGGTGTAAGTTCACCGCTCTACATGTATGGCGGCTTTGGAATCAGTAACTCTGATACGAAGAACTCATACTCACAATGGCCGAAAGGTTATGTTGATGGAACCGGTGACTACAGCAATGCCGTAAACAGCTTCCCAGGGGACTTCTACCGTGGCGGAGCAGATCTAAGACTTACTGACGGCAGCGGAAAGATCAATGGAATTCCAATGACCTCCTTAAGTGCAGATATCAGTAAAGTAGATGTCACAAAACCGGGAACTTATCCAGTAGTTTATACCTACACTAATCCAAGCAATGCCAAAGATACCGCAAGCATTACGGTCCCAGTTACGGTAACTGATTCAAGTGCACCTGTATTTGCCTTCCAGGGCAGTACCGACAGTACCATTAATGTTGGCGACAGCTTTAATGAGAATGAGTACAAGGTCGTAGGGTCATGGACAATCTTTAACAATTACGGCGGAGATTACTCGAAGCTTCCTAACTTTGAAGGAATCGCAAAGAGCAGTGACGGAACACCTCAGGTAACGATTACGGGACATGTTGATACTCATACGCCTGGTATTTACCAGTTAACGTATAAGGCAACAAGTATCAGCGGTGCAACAACTACAATGGTTAGAAACATTACCGTACTGGCTAAAGAGAATGCAGCTGAATGGACATTAACCCCTAATAAGATGGTTGGGTACATCAATTATGTACCAGGCTATGGCATTATGGTATACAATGCACCAGCAGGCAAAGCAACCGGTCAGAGATTAGCACATGGTACAGCATGGAAGATCAGCCAGAGAGCAGTTAATACAAAGGGAGAAGTTTACTATGCAGTAGGCAAGAACCAGTGGATTAACGGCAAGTACGTGTCATTCACGCCAATTAACACGATTACCCCACTACGAGGCGAAGTACAGATCGTCTACAAGAAGGGATACGGAGTTAACTTGTGGAAGAGTGCAGGTACAACGAACGGCTTCTATCCAGGACGTAAGTTGCAGCATGGTAGCAAGTGGAAGACATCTGGTAAACAGAATGGCTTCTACAAGGTTGGTAAGGATCAGTGGATCCAAGGCGACTATGCGAGTTACAAAGCTTACTAA